A region from the Marinobacter sp. SS13-12 genome encodes:
- a CDS encoding NAD-dependent succinate-semialdehyde dehydrogenase, whose amino-acid sequence MRLTNPELVRESAYINGEWVRARSGNRFPVTNPANGEHLAEVPDMDAEDTRQAIRAAEAAWPEWRARPAKERAGILRRWFDLVMQHQEDLARLMTAEQGKPLAEARGEVGYGASFIEWFAEEAKRAYGDVIPGHGRDKRIVVIKQPIGVVAAITPWNFPVAMITRKVAPALAAGCPVVVKPAEDTPLCALALAVLAEEAGVPAGILNIITCSKARAPEVGEELSTNPVVRKVSFTGSTPVGKLLMRQASGTVKKVSLELGGNAPFIVFDDADLDAAVTGLMASKYRNTGQTCVCANRIYVQSGVYDEFVEKLKVAVGQMVVGPGLDGETHQGPLINRAALDKVERHIADATGKGANVVLGGQVHALGGTFFEPTILTDVTQDMLVASEETFGPVAPLFRFDTEEQAIAMANDTEFGLAAYFYSNDIRRIWHVAEALETGMIGINDGIISTETAPFGGVKESGLGREGSRYGLDEFMELKYLCLGGMR is encoded by the coding sequence ATCCGATTGACGAATCCGGAACTTGTGCGCGAAAGCGCCTATATCAACGGGGAGTGGGTCCGGGCCCGTTCAGGCAACCGATTCCCGGTGACCAACCCGGCCAATGGCGAGCACCTGGCCGAGGTGCCGGATATGGACGCAGAAGACACCCGGCAGGCCATCCGGGCAGCCGAGGCTGCATGGCCGGAATGGCGTGCACGCCCGGCCAAGGAGCGAGCGGGTATCCTGCGCCGGTGGTTCGATCTGGTGATGCAACACCAGGAAGACCTGGCCCGGCTGATGACGGCGGAACAGGGCAAGCCGCTGGCGGAAGCCCGTGGTGAGGTAGGGTACGGCGCCAGCTTTATTGAGTGGTTTGCCGAGGAAGCCAAGCGGGCCTATGGCGACGTGATTCCCGGCCATGGCCGGGACAAGCGCATCGTGGTGATCAAACAGCCCATCGGGGTGGTGGCGGCAATCACGCCCTGGAACTTTCCGGTGGCTATGATCACCCGCAAGGTGGCACCGGCCCTGGCCGCCGGTTGTCCGGTAGTGGTCAAGCCCGCAGAGGATACCCCGCTGTGTGCCCTTGCCCTGGCGGTGTTGGCGGAGGAGGCGGGTGTTCCCGCCGGCATCCTCAATATCATCACCTGCTCAAAGGCCCGGGCGCCGGAGGTGGGTGAAGAACTGAGTACCAACCCGGTGGTCCGCAAGGTGTCGTTCACCGGCTCTACGCCAGTGGGCAAACTGCTCATGCGTCAGGCCAGCGGCACGGTCAAGAAAGTGAGCCTGGAGCTGGGTGGCAATGCGCCGTTCATCGTGTTTGACGATGCCGATCTTGATGCTGCGGTGACTGGGCTGATGGCCTCCAAGTACCGGAATACCGGGCAGACCTGTGTGTGCGCCAACCGCATCTATGTGCAGTCCGGAGTGTATGACGAATTTGTTGAAAAGCTGAAAGTGGCGGTCGGCCAGATGGTTGTGGGCCCCGGTCTCGACGGCGAGACTCACCAGGGCCCGCTGATTAACCGGGCGGCCCTGGACAAAGTCGAACGTCACATCGCCGATGCCACCGGCAAGGGCGCAAACGTCGTCCTGGGAGGCCAGGTGCACGCGCTGGGCGGCACCTTCTTCGAGCCGACCATCCTCACCGATGTCACCCAGGATATGCTGGTGGCAAGCGAAGAGACGTTCGGTCCGGTGGCGCCGCTGTTCCGGTTTGATACCGAGGAGCAGGCCATCGCCATGGCCAACGACACGGAATTCGGTCTGGCCGCCTACTTCTACAGCAATGACATCCGGCGCATCTGGCACGTGGCTGAGGCCCTTGAAACGGGTATGATCGGTATCAACGACGGGATCATTTCTACCGAGACCGCACCTTTCGGTGGCGTCAAGGAAAGCGGCCTTGGCCGGGAAGGCTCCCGCTATGGCCTGGACGAGTTCATGGAACTCAAGTATCTGTGCCTGGGCGGCATGCGCTAA
- a CDS encoding TetR/AcrR family transcriptional regulator, translating into MIENYEAFRGELSISKEDVIRDVYRQNKDRISIKKEATAVKNLTRIIDSTLRLANSKGFHAMTLRDLCGDSGMSMGGLYAYIRNKDDLIHLIQSHGFIITRRTLLHYTREVEDVRDRLFAAIKAHLYLSELMRAWFYFSYMEAKSLPAEEKRDAVAIELEIEEIFLRLIEDGIEARVYRSRNARLVASMIKALLQDWYLKRRKYRDQNVAVDDYAAFVRDVIESYLL; encoded by the coding sequence ATGATTGAGAATTACGAAGCATTCCGTGGTGAGCTCAGCATATCCAAGGAGGATGTGATCCGTGATGTTTACCGCCAGAACAAGGATCGAATCAGCATCAAAAAGGAGGCGACGGCGGTCAAGAATCTGACCCGGATCATCGACTCGACGCTGCGGCTGGCCAACTCCAAGGGGTTCCATGCCATGACGCTGAGGGACCTGTGCGGAGATTCCGGCATGAGCATGGGTGGGCTCTATGCCTATATTCGCAACAAGGATGACCTGATCCATTTGATCCAGAGCCACGGATTCATTATCACGCGCCGGACCCTGCTCCATTACACCAGGGAGGTCGAGGACGTCCGCGACCGACTGTTCGCCGCGATCAAGGCACACCTGTATCTGAGCGAGCTGATGCGGGCCTGGTTCTACTTTTCCTACATGGAAGCGAAGAGCCTGCCTGCTGAGGAAAAACGCGACGCCGTTGCCATTGAGTTGGAGATTGAGGAAATCTTTCTCCGGTTAATTGAAGACGGCATCGAGGCAAGGGTTTACCGCTCCAGAAATGCCCGTCTTGTGGCCTCGATGATCAAGGCCCTGTTGCAGGACTGGTACCTGAAGCGAAGAAAATACCGGGATCAGAATGTTGCCGTTGACGACTATGCGGCGTTTGTCAGGGATGTGATTGAAAGCTATCTGCTCTGA
- a CDS encoding ABC transporter ATP-binding protein, whose amino-acid sequence MILDVRNIQTFYGESQALQGVTLQLEAGETVCILGRNGAGKSTTLKSIMGLTPPRSGEVIYDGKPVQGWPAHRIARAGIGYVPEDRRIFPGLTVRDNLDVASYQRKGSNARWTVDGILKKYEMLGERADQDGATLSGGQQQMLAVARSLMIQPRLLLLDEPNEGLAPVIVQQIGELIDDLSQTTTILFTDQSVRFALKHAQRAYILEKGQVVHEATSDELRTDQATQDRYLSVA is encoded by the coding sequence ATGATTCTTGATGTTCGCAATATCCAGACGTTTTATGGTGAGAGCCAGGCGCTCCAGGGTGTTACCCTTCAGCTCGAAGCGGGTGAGACGGTTTGCATTCTCGGCAGGAACGGCGCGGGAAAGAGCACCACCCTGAAAAGTATCATGGGCCTGACGCCTCCGCGATCCGGTGAGGTCATCTATGATGGCAAGCCGGTCCAGGGCTGGCCGGCCCACCGGATTGCGCGCGCAGGCATCGGTTATGTACCGGAAGACCGCCGGATCTTTCCCGGGCTGACAGTGCGGGATAACCTGGATGTGGCCTCTTATCAACGCAAGGGCAGTAACGCCCGCTGGACGGTGGATGGCATCCTCAAGAAATACGAGATGCTTGGCGAACGGGCGGACCAGGACGGTGCCACCCTCTCCGGTGGCCAGCAGCAGATGCTGGCGGTGGCGCGCTCCCTGATGATCCAGCCACGGCTGTTGTTGCTGGACGAGCCCAATGAAGGCCTGGCCCCGGTTATCGTTCAGCAGATTGGTGAGCTGATTGATGACCTGAGCCAGACCACCACTATCCTGTTCACAGACCAGAGCGTGCGGTTTGCCCTCAAGCACGCCCAGAGAGCCTATATCCTTGAAAAGGGACAGGTAGTGCATGAGGCAACCAGTGACGAGTTGCGCACCGATCAGGCCACACAGGACCGGTATCTCTCGGTAGCATAG
- a CDS encoding branched-chain amino acid ABC transporter permease — protein sequence MSGIGAALLNSLDIGLLLFIIAVGLNIVFGVLNIINFAHGALYMLGAYLAFTLINIAGMPFWAALILAPIGVAILAVIIDRVLLRFIYSRDVADSLLLTFAILLIINESVRMIWGSGIHVVQPPDLLSGSVRLLGSSVATYSLFVIVIGLLLLAGLWYLFNRTRVGRIMRAAALDRDMAEALCINTRLVVTGVFAFGAWLAAVGGVMAAPMRALDPGMGDKIIIESFIVVVIGGLGSFPGALLGAIILGLIHGFGGRYLPEVNLLLPFVGMALVLLFKPNGIMGKGANA from the coding sequence ATGTCTGGCATCGGAGCGGCGTTGCTGAACAGTCTCGATATCGGGCTGCTGCTGTTCATTATCGCAGTGGGTCTGAATATCGTGTTCGGTGTGTTGAACATTATCAACTTTGCCCACGGGGCACTCTACATGCTGGGGGCCTATCTGGCCTTCACACTGATCAATATAGCGGGTATGCCCTTCTGGGCGGCCCTGATCCTGGCGCCAATCGGCGTCGCTATCCTGGCAGTCATCATCGACCGGGTGCTGCTGCGCTTTATCTATTCCCGGGACGTGGCAGACAGCCTGCTACTGACTTTCGCTATCCTGCTGATCATCAACGAGAGTGTGAGGATGATCTGGGGCAGTGGCATCCATGTGGTCCAGCCGCCGGATTTGCTGTCAGGTTCGGTGCGCCTGTTGGGCAGCTCCGTTGCCACCTACAGCCTGTTTGTGATCGTCATCGGCCTGTTGCTGCTGGCCGGTCTCTGGTACCTGTTCAACCGCACCCGTGTTGGCCGCATCATGCGAGCAGCGGCACTGGACCGCGATATGGCCGAGGCGCTTTGCATCAACACCCGGCTGGTAGTCACCGGCGTTTTTGCGTTTGGCGCATGGCTGGCCGCTGTCGGCGGTGTCATGGCCGCACCCATGCGGGCACTTGATCCCGGTATGGGGGACAAAATCATTATCGAGTCGTTCATCGTGGTGGTGATCGGAGGGCTGGGCAGCTTCCCGGGCGCCTTGCTCGGAGCCATCATCCTGGGACTGATTCACGGCTTCGGTGGACGCTACCTGCCGGAAGTGAACCTGTTATTGCCGTTCGTGGGCATGGCGCTGGTTCTGTTGTTCAAACCAAACGGCATTATGGGTAAGGGGGCAAATGCATGA
- a CDS encoding ABC transporter substrate-binding protein, which produces MKKMSIRNLLVAMTATATLGTAGTSYAEDPIRIGGLYILSGSAATYGEFAQRGINLAVDEINDSGGILGRQVEMIYEDTQGKASVAIQAARKLVYSENVDALVGLDSSGVAQGMVPTMPELQKPLIITHAATPDVTGKLCNSFTYRISVNVAQNMKAAAMVAAETDATNWTTIGPDYAFGHQSWEFFGNYLKEINPDVNLMSETNFPRFGAEDFTPFIDRVMDSDAEGVLISVWGGDLVNFIRQANTRGFFEEDLEVMFTVGAATEVLTALGEEMPEGVHLSTRYWYEAYDNDINDRFVKAYLDAYGNPPSYNAEGAYAAIYAYKQAMEAAGTTDGPAVAKALSGMSMEAPNGTVTFRKGDNQAMVSPNWGVSGPMHPEHGIRTLTNLQIFDGEKVARTIEETGCKL; this is translated from the coding sequence ATGAAAAAAATGAGCATCAGGAATCTTCTGGTTGCGATGACCGCAACCGCGACGCTTGGTACCGCCGGCACCAGCTATGCCGAGGATCCGATCCGGATCGGCGGGCTCTACATTCTCTCCGGCAGTGCTGCCACCTACGGCGAGTTCGCCCAGAGAGGCATCAACCTGGCAGTGGATGAAATTAACGACTCCGGCGGCATCCTGGGTCGCCAGGTCGAAATGATCTATGAGGACACCCAGGGAAAGGCTTCGGTAGCCATCCAGGCCGCGCGCAAGCTGGTCTACTCGGAGAATGTGGACGCCCTCGTGGGGCTCGACAGCTCGGGCGTTGCCCAGGGTATGGTTCCGACCATGCCGGAGCTGCAGAAACCCCTGATCATAACCCACGCCGCCACGCCGGATGTCACCGGCAAGCTGTGTAATTCGTTTACCTACCGCATCAGTGTAAACGTGGCCCAGAACATGAAGGCTGCCGCTATGGTGGCTGCAGAAACCGACGCCACTAACTGGACCACCATCGGTCCGGACTATGCGTTCGGCCATCAGTCCTGGGAGTTCTTTGGTAACTATCTCAAAGAGATCAATCCGGATGTAAACCTGATGTCGGAGACCAACTTTCCGCGCTTCGGTGCCGAGGATTTCACCCCGTTCATTGATAGGGTCATGGACTCTGACGCCGAGGGCGTTCTGATCTCCGTCTGGGGTGGTGACCTGGTCAACTTTATCCGCCAGGCCAATACCCGTGGTTTCTTCGAAGAGGACCTGGAGGTGATGTTCACAGTTGGCGCCGCGACTGAAGTACTGACCGCTCTGGGCGAGGAAATGCCTGAGGGAGTGCATCTGTCTACCCGTTACTGGTACGAAGCCTACGACAACGACATTAACGACCGCTTTGTGAAAGCCTACCTTGATGCCTACGGCAATCCGCCGAGCTACAACGCTGAGGGTGCGTATGCCGCCATCTACGCCTACAAACAGGCGATGGAAGCGGCCGGCACCACCGATGGTCCTGCCGTTGCCAAGGCGCTGAGCGGCATGAGTATGGAAGCCCCGAACGGAACGGTTACTTTCCGCAAAGGCGATAACCAGGCCATGGTGAGCCCGAACTGGGGTGTTTCCGGCCCCATGCATCCGGAGCATGGCATCCGCACGCTGACCAACCTGCAGATCTTTGACGGCGAAAAAGTAGCCCGCACCATCGAAGAGACCGGCTGCAAGCTCTGA
- a CDS encoding branched-chain amino acid ABC transporter permease: protein MKTKVLMAILAVVIAGLIAVPWIASYFYVFIFTEILILGLFAASFNLIFGYTGMLSFGHAAFFGIGAYATALVLIHLEWPFLACLLVSMGASALLALMIGFLSVRLNEVYFAMLTLAFGMMVFAIAYQWRSVTNGSDGLAGFTLGSFGLGLDLTLGNPSVYYHVVLGIVAIASIVLYLICRSSFGMILKAIRQNPERVSFAGLNVRTYRLVAFVIAGIFAGLAGGLIAPFLRVASPELLHWSMSAEPILMAILGGTGFFLGPFIGSAAFVLLETWITTYTESWMLVLGIILALMVIFFRKGLLGTAIDWWMEVKK, encoded by the coding sequence ATGAAGACCAAGGTTCTGATGGCCATTCTGGCTGTGGTGATTGCCGGGCTGATTGCTGTGCCCTGGATTGCTTCCTATTTCTATGTGTTTATCTTTACCGAAATCCTGATCCTCGGCCTGTTCGCGGCCAGCTTCAACCTGATTTTCGGTTATACCGGCATGCTGAGCTTCGGGCATGCGGCATTCTTCGGTATTGGCGCCTACGCCACAGCCCTGGTGCTGATCCACCTGGAGTGGCCGTTCCTGGCCTGCCTGCTGGTTTCCATGGGTGCGTCCGCACTGCTGGCGCTGATGATCGGCTTCCTGAGCGTCCGGCTCAATGAGGTGTACTTTGCCATGCTCACCCTGGCCTTTGGCATGATGGTCTTTGCCATCGCCTACCAGTGGCGCTCGGTGACCAACGGCAGTGACGGCCTTGCCGGGTTTACCCTGGGCTCCTTCGGGCTTGGACTTGATCTGACTCTGGGCAATCCGTCGGTTTATTATCATGTGGTGCTGGGTATTGTGGCCATTGCCTCGATCGTGCTTTACCTGATTTGCCGCAGCTCCTTCGGCATGATCCTCAAGGCTATCCGCCAGAATCCCGAGCGGGTATCCTTCGCCGGGCTGAATGTGCGTACTTACCGTCTGGTGGCTTTCGTTATTGCCGGCATTTTCGCAGGCCTGGCCGGTGGTCTGATCGCCCCGTTCCTGCGTGTGGCGAGCCCGGAACTTCTGCACTGGTCCATGTCCGCCGAACCGATTCTGATGGCCATTCTCGGTGGCACCGGGTTTTTTCTGGGGCCATTCATCGGGTCCGCGGCGTTCGTATTGCTGGAAACCTGGATCACCACTTATACAGAGTCCTGGATGCTGGTTCTGGGCATCATCCTGGCATTAATGGTGATCTTCTTCCGCAAGGGGCTGCTGGGCACCGCCATTGACTGGTGGATGGAGGTGAAAAAATGA
- a CDS encoding ABC transporter ATP-binding protein, producing MSNPVLTISNLTKRFGGVTAVSDINLEVMPKETIAIIGPNGAGKTTFYNMVSGRMQPTEGKIMLDGKNITGLPPHKISRLGVSRSFQINNIFPEMTVQENVEVVLSAYHGHSRKLFNIASRNTGIQQEAVDFLKRLGIDSLKEQRAEVISYGDKRLLEIAMVLATQPKLVLLDEPTAGMTPDETRRTTRLIKKLADSGDYTFMITEHDMDVVFNLADRILVMHRGEKLFAGSPEEVKNHPEVRVAYLGEEDDEAVEEAKP from the coding sequence ATGAGTAACCCGGTCCTTACCATTTCTAACCTGACCAAGCGTTTTGGCGGTGTCACTGCGGTTTCCGATATCAACCTGGAAGTCATGCCCAAGGAAACCATCGCTATCATCGGTCCCAACGGTGCCGGGAAAACCACCTTTTACAACATGGTTTCCGGCCGGATGCAGCCGACTGAAGGCAAGATCATGCTGGACGGCAAGAATATCACCGGCCTGCCACCCCACAAGATCAGCCGCCTGGGAGTCTCCCGCTCGTTCCAGATCAATAACATCTTCCCGGAGATGACGGTGCAGGAGAACGTGGAAGTCGTGCTGTCGGCCTATCATGGCCACAGCCGCAAGCTGTTCAATATTGCCTCCCGTAATACCGGAATCCAGCAAGAGGCAGTCGATTTTCTGAAGCGGCTGGGCATCGACAGCCTGAAGGAGCAGCGCGCGGAAGTCATCAGTTACGGCGACAAACGATTGCTGGAAATTGCTATGGTGCTGGCAACACAACCCAAACTGGTGCTGCTGGATGAACCCACAGCCGGCATGACCCCCGATGAAACCCGGCGCACCACCCGGCTGATCAAGAAGCTTGCAGACAGCGGTGACTACACGTTCATGATCACCGAGCACGATATGGACGTTGTCTTCAATCTGGCGGACCGCATTCTGGTCATGCACCGTGGCGAAAAGCTGTTTGCCGGTTCGCCCGAGGAAGTGAAGAACCATCCGGAGGTTCGTGTTGCGTACCTGGGGGAGGAAGACGACGAAGCGGTCGAGGAGGCCAAACCATGA